A single Oryza brachyantha chromosome 8, ObraRS2, whole genome shotgun sequence DNA region contains:
- the LOC102700586 gene encoding 4-hydroxybenzoate polyprenyltransferase, mitochondrial: protein MALLRAAAAGLLRRRRGAPLPLFLSALSPPPPTRQPCPSPVAPYFTPLCRRRSWSHPPAVSSPSCVARAILLPATFSIYSPLSSSASPDGSADGDPSPPPRPSPAAAPPSSWVDRWVPQPARPYAMLARLDKPIGTWLLAWPCFWSITMAAMPGELPDLRMSTLFGCGAVLLRGAGCTVNDLLDRDIDNKVERTKSRPFASGVLTPMQGVGFLGFQLLLGLGILVQLNNYSRILGASSLLLVFSYPLMKRFTFWPQAYLGLTFNWGALLGWAAIKGSLDPAIILPLYTAGVCWTLVYDTIYAHQDKEDDLKVGVKSTALRFGDSTKQWISGFGAACIGSLALSGYSADLAWPYYPFLAAASAQLAWQISTVDLSDRQDCNRKFVSNKWFGALVFGGVLCGRLVS, encoded by the exons ATGGCTctgctccgcgccgccgccgccggcctccttcgccgccgccgcggcgccccgctccccctcttcctctccgccctctcgccgcctccgcctacCCGGCAACCATGCCCCAGCCCCGTTGCCCCATACTTCACTCCATtatgccgccgccggagctggtCGCATCCGCCTGCCGTCTCTTCTCCTTCCTGCGTCGCCAGGGCGATCCTGCTTCCCGCGACCTTCTCGATCTACTCCCCCCTCTCTAGTTCCGCCTCCCCCGACGGCTCCGCGGATGGGGatccctcaccgccgccgcgcccgtccccggcggcggcgcctccgtCCTCGTGGGTGGACAGGTGGGTCCCGCAGCCGGCGCGCCCGTACGCCATGCTTGCCCGCCTCGACAAGCCCATCGGCACCTGGCTCCTCGCGTGGCCCTGCTTTTG GTCAATCACAATGGCAGCGATGCCAGGGGAGCTGCCTGACCTGAGAATGTCCACACTCTTCGGATGTGGAGCCGTCCTTCTCAGAGGTGCCGGATGCACGGTCAATGATCTTCTTGACCGAGACATTGATAACAAG gTTGAGCGTACCAAAAGCAGGCCTTTCGCTTCAGGTGTTCTAACCCCTATGCAAGGAGTGGGCTTCCTTGGATTCCAGCTTTTACTCGGATTGGGCATTCTTGTCCAACTAAACAACTATAG TCGTATTCTTGGGGCATCTTCGCttcttttggttttctctTATCCATTGATGAAGAGATTCACATTTTGG CCTCAGGCGTATCTTGGCTTGACCTTCAATTGGGGTGCTTTGTTAGGATGGGCTGCCATCAAAGGAAGTTTAGATCCTGCCATCATCCTTCCACTGTATACTGCTGGTGTATGCTGGACACTCGTATATGATACCATATATGCACATCAG GATAAAGAAGATGACCTCAAAGTAGGGGTCAAGTCCACAGCATTAAGGTTTGGAGATTCAACGAAGCAATGGATTAGTGGCTTCGGTGCTGCATGCATCGGTAGCTTAGCACTCAGTGGCTACAGTGCTGACCTTG CATGGCCTTACTATCCTTTTCTTGCTGCGGCATCTGCGCAGTTAGCATGGCAGATTTCAACTGTTGATTTATCTGACCGCCAGGATTGCAACAGGAA ATTTGTGTCCAATAAATGGTTTGGAGCTTTGGTATTTGGTGGAGTTTTATGTGGACGACTTGTATCATGA
- the LOC102700299 gene encoding probable LRR receptor-like serine/threonine-protein kinase At1g74360 yields MGSDVTRRHCRGSSSDGGVTVGRASVWKEHGEVGLAGEGTALEKQRAMHRRIGTADAPVRTDCRPFTLEECRVHSSENTTMSYQMLNALLLQALLIAHMIHGQSDKEVLLELKNYLQTQNPINHGAYVSWSENEASPCCWKGVGCDVAGHVNSLDLSNSNIAGPSFSGFSRLTGLTHLDLSSNSITGELQDDLKHCQSLQHLNISNNLIGGIFDLSNLINLRTLDVSQNRFLGRMDRNFPRICGNLTFLSVSSNSLTGRIDRLFDSCSRLKHVDLSWNSFTGMVWPGIERLRQFKANNNNLTGRISPGMFTAGCKLHSLNIAINSLYGSFPSSIGNCSNLKFLSVWGNSFDGSIPPGIGSVAGLEELVLASNSFDGDIPMELTNCTNLQYLDISDNNFGGEVQDVFGKLTAMRSLLLQENNYTGGITSSGILQLPNLIVLDLSYNQFSGDLPTEISSMKNIKVLMLAENNFAGKIPPTYGQLLRLQVLDLSFNSISGEIPPDIGNLSSLLLLMLAGNRISGEIPREIGNCTSLVWLNLAGNQLMGQIPPEIANMGRNPSPTFMENRKKPELLEAITSKCVAVEWIPSSYPEFNFVQSLMMSQKNCQTIWNRVAMGYDVLPISSPLRTALGYVQLSGNQLSGEIPSAIGTMRNLSLLLLDGNRLSGHLPAEIGHLQLVALNISSNFISGEIPSEIGRMDSLESLDLSSNNFSGALPSSLNQLTKLSRFNVSYNPLLSGDVPSSGQLSTFDEQSFLGDPLLSFHVPAGSSSDFSPGEFSLSDTEEHPAKEEIMVTAIAFLAFFLVTLIIREFHTFLYLYFIVSRKIANCRILQS; encoded by the exons ATGGGGAGCGACGTGACACGAAGACATTGCAGGGGAAGCAGCTCCGACGGCGGCGTGACCGTGGGGAGAGCATCGGTGTGGAAGGAGCATGGGGAAGTTGGGTTGGCAGGCGAAGGAACGGCATTGGAGAAGCAACGCGCCATGCATAGGAGAATCGGCACCGCCGATGCTCCCGTCCGGACCGACTGCCGTCCGTTCAc gcTAGAAGAGTGCAGAGTACATAGCTCTGAGAACACTACCATGTCTTACCAGATGCTCAATGCTCTTCTCCTCCAAGCACTTCTTATCG CTCATATGATTCATGGGCAAAGCGATAAGGAAGTTCTTCTTGAGCTCAAGAACTATCTGCAAACGCAGAACCCAATAAACCATGGCGCTTACGTCAGCTGGTCGGAGAATGAGGCCTCACCGTGCTGTTGGAAAGGCGTTGGGTGCGATGTTGCTGGGCATGTCAATTCCCTCGACCTCTCGAACTCAAACATTGCCGGTCCATCATTCAGCGGCTTCTCACGCCTCACCGGGCTTACCCACCTAGACCTCTCATCGAACAGCATCACCGGTGAACTCCAGGATGATCTCAAGCACTGCCAGAGTCTCCAGCACCTCAACATATCCAACAACCTCATTGGTGGCATTTTTGATTTGTCCAACCTGATCAACCTCCGAACGCTGGACGTATCCCAGAATCGGTTCCTGGGAAGGATGGACAGAAACTTCCCAAGGATATGTGGCAATCTAACTTTCCTCAGTGTTTCCAGCAACAGCCTCACAGGCAGGATAGATAGACTATTTGACAGCTGCTCGAGGCTGAAGCATGTTGATCTCAGCTGGAACAGCTTCACCGGCATGGTCTGGCCAGGCATCGAAAGGCTTAGACAGTTCAAGgccaacaacaacaacctcACAGGGAGAATTTCTCCTGGCATGTTTACAGCAGGGTGCAAATTGCACTCACTGAACATTGCCATCAACTCTTTGTACGGCAGCTTTCCAAGCTCCATTGGCAATTGTTCTAACCTGAAATTCCTTTCAGTTTGGGGAAACAGCTTTGATGGATCTATACCACCAGGAATTGGCTCAGTTGCAGGGCTTGAGGAGCTGGTACTTGCAAGCAACAGCTTTGACGGAGATATTCCGATGGAGCTCACGAACTGTACCAACCTGCAATATCTGGACATCAGTGACAACAATTTTGGTGGGGAGGTGCAAGATGTCTTTGGGAAATTAACAGCCATGAGGAGTCTCTTACTCCAGGAGAACAATTATACTGGTGGTATTACCTCCTCTGGGATTCTCCAGTTACCGAATCTGATTGTACTTGACCTATCCTACAACCAATTCTCTGGTGACTTGCCCACTGAAATTAGCAGCATGAAGAATATCAAGGTTCTCATGCTTGCTGAAAACAACTTCGCTGGTAAAATCCCACCAACGTATGGTCAACTTCTCAGGCTCCAAGTATTGGATTTGTCCTTCAACAGTATTTCTGGTGAGATTCCACCGGACATTGGTAACCTATCATCACTTCTCCTTTTGATGCTTGCTGGGAACCGAATTTCAGGTGAGATCCCGAGGGAGATAGGAAATTGTACCAGCTTAGTTTGGCTTAACCTTGCTGGAAACCAGCTAATGGGGCAAATCCCACCGGAGATAGCAAATATGGGGAGGAATCCAAGCCCAACATTCATGGAGAATCGAAAGAAACCTGAACTTTTGGAGGCTATCACCAGCAAATGTGTCGCTGTAGAATGGATTCCATCAAGTTATCCAGAATTCAACTTTGTTCAGTCCCTAATGATGTCTCAGAAGAACTGCCAAACCATATGGAATCGGGTTGCTATGGGGTATGATGTACTTCCAATATCTTCACCACTGCGAACAGCATTAGGATATGTTCAGTTGTCAGGAAATCAGCTGTCTGGAGAGATACCATCTGCTATCGGCACAATGAGAAACCTCAGTTTGCTGCTACTTGATGGAAACCGGTTATCTGGACACCTACCAGCAGAGATTGGTCATCTTCAACTTGTTGCTTTGAATATCTCAAGCAATTTTATCTCTGGAGAAATTCCCTCTGAGATTGGCCGCATGGATTCACTTGAGAGCCTTGATTTGTCTAGCAATAACTTCTCTGGTGCACTCCCATCAAGCCTTAATCAACTCACTAAACTGAGTAGGTTCAATGTGTCATACAATCCGCTTCTATCAGGCGATGTTCCAAGCAGTGGGCAGCTCTCCACCTTTGATGAACAATCTTTTCTGGGAGATCCACTGTTATCTTTCCACGTACCAGCAGGTTCCAGCTCTGATTTTAGTCCCGGCGAGTTCTCATTATCTGATACAGAGGAGCATCCTGCAAAAGAAGAAATCATGGTGACAGCAATTGCATTCCTTGCATTCTTTTTAGTGACCTTGATTATCAGGGAATTTCATACCTTCCTGTACTTGTATTTTATAGTATCACGGAAAATTGCCAACTGTAGGATTCTTCAGAGTTGA